A region of Vibrio casei DNA encodes the following proteins:
- a CDS encoding AAA domain-containing protein — protein MDIKYWDGGLERHEIDAIKKIENVLSTPNVQKYKGKSSNQGQGFEALQALKKPFNEAWKGYAGFRFVNKHKQGEIDLLIVTHCNILIVELKHWNGKPVTSNRGKWFWGNEDRGKSPVEVTRNKEFLVKNLLKPFTGKFSNANFTPRVYSLVVMTGNSNFTGLNKKELAETLSLDDFCKLCTNQKLFNERFDPHSKSEVLLNDIPLLENSLLLNDKKVEARPLSVDGWLGQEQIFDHPNEVYKEYLAQSEADKSDRAIIRSWDFDKLSNHDAKTPDGRIKIASREREVLTKIKRENRELYEHCVSSLTIPTKEKITSQYNEVVELPHGHERLNDFIVTYGENLAIDERVNLVRVLIARFADLHQLQLAHRDIGKHSIWLSTGQRVALSNFISAFARKKETVGDIRDELSVYNQATPSLSPYHYDVSRLAVIAWAILEAKRLTPALEKSLEKDLSQCDAWYGDTLLKALNGKGFANAGEFLDALVEQEPSKEAAFSFSTQELDRFVKSTKVGRLHPEEEFISETDSKEVYKADTGVVKVWNNINPTDINAGLGLRTLSFLERVEKLQSLNLSFIPSIVDYGITARDSSLYLVSEWIEGENLDPYRMRNRRNDIVKSLVAHVEHMHSLGFAHGDLKPENVIVDKHGDVFIIDVLDFHHDAEELLNTEYSPADIENSSAFERDNYAVMKISAELLEIDWGTESSNFEAVSQAIIHELEDVDFGFRELTRFKDAVLNPEKITQPSVETIDIEIGGVRENFDPLTIYPDNGKLYVSIEDSDKKASDLVMKFCGLGGFFRLFFDQVSFTFKHGLAPKTRDSIYPRDIENAVLELPFAIRITQGRASNLEALNRRIRQFYSFENAVKQFQLKQRKVESLLVEQPTNIIEAETSVEPISTKELWKAILKTETESHPYVELIGEPRTHKDDKDILILPYEAEKDPLDGFTAKDQVEAIIVNDEADYFIGEVNLSASGLNRVQLSRYSNRAHRLTEEDIIFFRSKADKSSFNKRKNALTRILDQDSVVENLSDYFEPDCDLVPTDYDLTVTDEDFKRYDRKDDNGNAIKLNDKQRIAFQKLLRFGPLSMLQGPPGTGKTEFIAAFVHYLIEKQGTERILLVSQSHEAVNTAAERIRKHCSRLETDLDVVRFSRSESTISHSLRDAYSDNIVSQKVEQFETQLKYRVLNLAKSLKAPADYLEAYLTLDKQILSHIIEQQNALIALDDEKLVAKQKKELKKQIGERKSLINSRLPQSIRTNKDWHDNLSEVREGLIKDLNHEYAIEPNISSSVQRLVKLSKDMIRVMQSGNANMDEFLARSKQLVAGTCVGIGNWNIDIASNQYDPHQQFWTPS, from the coding sequence ATGGATATCAAATATTGGGACGGTGGCCTAGAGCGCCACGAAATCGATGCGATTAAAAAAATTGAAAATGTGCTGAGCACCCCGAATGTACAAAAGTATAAAGGTAAAAGTTCAAATCAAGGACAAGGGTTTGAAGCCTTGCAAGCGTTAAAAAAGCCGTTTAATGAAGCCTGGAAAGGTTATGCAGGCTTTCGTTTTGTCAATAAACATAAGCAAGGCGAAATAGATTTACTGATAGTAACCCATTGCAATATTCTTATTGTTGAACTTAAACACTGGAATGGTAAGCCTGTTACTTCAAATCGTGGAAAATGGTTTTGGGGTAACGAAGATAGAGGTAAATCGCCTGTTGAGGTAACTCGTAATAAAGAATTCTTAGTAAAAAATTTACTTAAACCATTTACAGGCAAGTTTAGCAACGCGAATTTCACACCACGTGTTTATTCGTTAGTCGTGATGACTGGCAACAGCAACTTTACCGGCCTAAACAAAAAAGAACTCGCTGAAACACTTAGTTTGGATGACTTTTGTAAGTTATGTACTAACCAGAAGTTATTTAATGAACGCTTTGACCCTCACTCTAAATCCGAAGTTTTATTAAATGATATCCCTCTTTTAGAAAACAGCTTACTACTAAATGATAAAAAAGTAGAAGCTAGACCGTTATCAGTTGATGGTTGGCTAGGCCAAGAGCAAATTTTTGATCACCCGAATGAGGTTTATAAAGAGTACCTTGCTCAAAGTGAAGCCGACAAAAGTGATCGTGCCATTATCCGCAGCTGGGATTTTGATAAACTTTCAAATCATGATGCTAAAACCCCTGATGGACGTATAAAAATTGCCTCACGTGAACGTGAAGTACTCACCAAGATAAAAAGAGAAAATAGAGAGCTATACGAGCATTGTGTTTCTTCACTAACAATACCGACTAAAGAGAAGATAACCTCGCAGTACAATGAGGTTGTTGAGCTTCCTCATGGTCATGAACGCCTTAATGATTTTATTGTTACCTATGGTGAAAACTTAGCCATTGATGAGCGTGTTAACTTGGTTAGAGTGTTAATAGCTCGCTTTGCAGATTTGCACCAACTACAACTCGCTCACCGGGATATAGGTAAACACAGTATTTGGTTAAGTACTGGGCAACGTGTCGCGCTTTCTAACTTTATTTCGGCATTTGCTCGTAAGAAAGAAACCGTAGGTGATATTCGTGATGAGTTATCGGTATACAACCAAGCTACGCCTTCGCTATCTCCCTATCATTACGATGTTTCTCGCCTTGCGGTTATTGCGTGGGCAATTCTTGAAGCCAAACGATTAACACCAGCGCTTGAAAAATCACTAGAGAAAGACCTCTCACAATGTGATGCTTGGTATGGCGACACGTTATTAAAAGCACTTAACGGTAAAGGCTTTGCTAATGCTGGTGAGTTTTTAGATGCTTTGGTTGAACAAGAGCCAAGCAAAGAAGCTGCTTTTAGTTTTTCGACTCAAGAATTAGATCGATTTGTTAAATCGACTAAAGTTGGTCGATTGCACCCTGAAGAGGAGTTTATTTCTGAAACTGATTCAAAAGAGGTATATAAGGCTGACACTGGTGTAGTAAAAGTTTGGAATAATATTAATCCTACTGACATTAATGCTGGCCTCGGACTGCGCACGTTATCTTTTTTAGAGCGAGTCGAAAAACTGCAAAGCCTCAATTTAAGCTTTATTCCGTCTATTGTTGATTATGGCATTACCGCCCGAGATAGCTCGTTGTATTTGGTGAGTGAATGGATTGAGGGTGAAAATTTAGATCCATATCGTATGCGTAATCGCAGAAACGATATTGTGAAAAGCTTAGTCGCACATGTTGAGCATATGCACTCTTTAGGCTTTGCGCATGGTGACTTAAAGCCTGAGAACGTTATTGTAGATAAGCATGGTGACGTTTTTATTATTGATGTTTTAGATTTTCACCATGATGCTGAAGAGTTGCTTAATACCGAATATAGTCCTGCTGATATCGAAAATAGTTCAGCCTTTGAACGTGATAACTATGCGGTAATGAAAATAAGTGCAGAGCTACTAGAAATTGATTGGGGCACAGAAAGTTCAAACTTTGAAGCCGTTAGCCAAGCTATTATTCACGAACTTGAAGACGTTGATTTTGGCTTTAGAGAATTAACTCGTTTTAAAGATGCCGTTTTAAACCCAGAAAAAATAACACAACCATCGGTTGAAACGATTGATATTGAAATAGGAGGAGTAAGAGAAAATTTTGATCCTCTAACAATATACCCTGATAACGGTAAGTTATATGTTTCGATCGAAGACAGTGATAAAAAAGCCTCAGATTTGGTAATGAAATTTTGTGGATTAGGTGGCTTCTTTAGGCTTTTCTTCGATCAAGTAAGTTTCACTTTTAAACATGGCTTAGCTCCTAAAACAAGAGATAGTATTTATCCTAGAGATATCGAAAATGCTGTTTTAGAACTTCCTTTTGCTATTCGTATAACCCAAGGTAGAGCAAGTAATCTAGAAGCACTCAATAGACGTATTCGACAGTTTTATAGTTTCGAAAACGCAGTTAAACAATTTCAATTAAAACAGAGAAAAGTAGAATCTCTTTTAGTAGAACAACCCACTAATATTATTGAGGCTGAAACCAGTGTTGAGCCGATATCGACCAAAGAGCTTTGGAAGGCAATTCTTAAAACAGAGACTGAATCTCATCCATATGTAGAGCTTATTGGCGAGCCAAGAACACATAAAGATGATAAAGACATTCTTATACTGCCATACGAAGCTGAAAAAGATCCACTTGATGGCTTTACCGCTAAAGATCAAGTTGAAGCGATTATCGTTAATGATGAAGCAGACTACTTTATTGGCGAAGTTAATTTATCAGCCTCAGGATTGAATAGAGTGCAGTTATCTCGCTATTCGAATAGAGCTCACCGATTAACTGAAGAAGATATCATTTTCTTTCGCAGTAAAGCGGATAAGTCGTCTTTTAATAAGCGAAAGAACGCATTAACTCGTATTCTTGACCAAGATTCAGTTGTTGAAAACTTATCAGATTATTTTGAGCCTGACTGCGACTTAGTGCCTACAGACTATGACTTAACTGTCACTGACGAAGACTTTAAACGTTATGACCGTAAAGACGATAACGGTAATGCTATTAAGCTTAATGATAAGCAACGAATAGCCTTTCAAAAGCTTCTAAGATTTGGCCCTCTTTCAATGTTGCAAGGACCACCAGGTACAGGTAAAACTGAGTTTATTGCTGCTTTTGTTCATTACCTAATTGAAAAGCAAGGCACTGAGCGAATTTTATTGGTAAGTCAGTCACATGAAGCTGTAAATACAGCTGCTGAACGAATTAGAAAACATTGTAGTCGATTAGAGACCGATCTTGATGTAGTGCGTTTTAGTCGAAGTGAATCAACGATTTCTCACTCTTTACGTGATGCTTATTCTGACAATATTGTTAGTCAAAAAGTAGAACAATTTGAGACTCAATTAAAATATCGAGTGTTGAACTTAGCTAAGTCATTAAAAGCTCCGGCTGATTATTTAGAAGCCTATTTAACGTTAGATAAGCAAATCCTTTCACACATTATCGAGCAACAAAATGCATTAATAGCGCTTGATGATGAAAAGTTAGTTGCTAAACAGAAGAAAGAGCTTAAAAAACAAATTGGTGAAAGGAAGTCATTAATTAACAGTAGACTGCCACAGAGTATACGTACCAACAAAGATTGGCATGATAATTTGAGTGAGGTTCGTGAAGGTTTAATTAAAGATTTAAACCATGAGTATGCTATTGAACCAAATATCTCTAGCTCAGTTCAACGATT